The DNA segment TTGGGAATGATAAAAAAGTTTACCACCTCTACCCCTTCAATCTGGGGAAGTGTTTTCTGTATAAAATCATACATTTCTTCATTGCTCAAAAATCTGGTTTCAATCGCAAGGTTTGATTTTCCCCAGCCTGAAGCAATATAACAGACATTGGGGTTCTTTTTACAGTCTTCAACAAAACTGTCGTAGACCTCCGGATCAACTTTAAGATTTATATCCGCAATGGAAAGGTATCCGAACATATCCGGCGAAACAATCGTGGTTATCCGAATGGCCCCGGAATCGACAAGATTATTTATCCGCCTGCGAACGGTCCTCTCATTGACGCCTGTATTTGCAGCAATTTTTGCTGCCGGCATTCTGGCATCCTTGGCAAGCTCATTAATGATTTTATAATCTATCTTGTCATAAGATCTTATTTTTTCAGCCAATTTATTCTCCTCACCTTTAAATTAGGCGACAATCTTGTCTAAAATATATGTAAGAGGCATAATAGCAGCAAACATATATGTCAAGATTTGACACTATAGATACATTATTGGCAGAAGTTATGACCGATTCGGACACAAGCTATACATAATCGGTAAACATATTATTGACATACTGACATATGGATAGTAATTACTGGTCATAAAGATGTGACAAAAAGGAAACAAAACAGCTTACTGCAACCTTCATGGCAGGCGTATACTGATGCAACCCGACAATTTTATTCCACTTCTCATTATCGCAATATTCTTACTTGGAGTAATTGCAATTGGAAAACTCGCTTCCAGACGGATCGAGAACTCAGATGATTATCTGATTGCCGGTGCAGGGGCTCCTTTATGGCTGATTGTCGGCACTCTTTTCGCAACATTCTGGGGTGGAGGAGTAATTATCGGTGCAACAGGGGCATCATATAAATCAGGGATATTCGGGGTTGTTGAAGACCCCTTTGCCGCGGGGCTTTCACTTTTTCTTGTGGGCATCTTTTTCGTAAAGCTGCTTCGTGGCCTGAAAATTAAATCTGTCGGGGAATTATACAACCGCAGGTTCGGTAAAAATACCGGTTACCTGGCTTCAGCTTTCATGATTCCCACCTATGTCATCTGGACAGCTGTTCAGCTCCTCGCGATAGGTAAAATCCTGAATGTAATGTTCGGTCTGAACTTCAACTTCGCATTCATAAGTGCAACCATGATAGTTGTCCTGTTTACCTATATGGGAGGTCTGGTTGCCGTTGTATGGACCGATGCAATCCAGATGATCATAATTTTCATAGGTCTTGCCGCCATTCTGTATGTTGGAATAAACGCCGCAGGAGGCATTCATTCAGTTTTAAACGCCGCACCGGAAAATTACTGGAACATACTCCCGAGAGACAACAAGATTACAAGCTGGATAAGCTATCTGGCCATGTGGGTAGGTATGTCTCTGGGAAATATACCCAGTCCCGATATTGCCCAGAGGGCTTTCATGGCAAAGGATTCCAAAACCGCGCACCGGGGAATGATAATTGCGGGCGGACTATACTGGACTGTCGGTTTCATACCCATACTTCTGGCTCTAACAGGTATAGCTCTAGTTTCCAAAAATGTGCTGGACCCCACCCTGTTTTCC comes from the Maridesulfovibrio bastinii DSM 16055 genome and includes:
- a CDS encoding Lrp/AsnC family transcriptional regulator, which gives rise to MAEKIRSYDKIDYKIINELAKDARMPAAKIAANTGVNERTVRRRINNLVDSGAIRITTIVSPDMFGYLSIADINLKVDPEVYDSFVEDCKKNPNVCYIASGWGKSNLAIETRFLSNEEMYDFIQKTLPQIEGVEVVNFFIIPKIIYNIDEWLPVESDFKD
- a CDS encoding sodium:solute symporter family transporter, whose translation is MQPDNFIPLLIIAIFLLGVIAIGKLASRRIENSDDYLIAGAGAPLWLIVGTLFATFWGGGVIIGATGASYKSGIFGVVEDPFAAGLSLFLVGIFFVKLLRGLKIKSVGELYNRRFGKNTGYLASAFMIPTYVIWTAVQLLAIGKILNVMFGLNFNFAFISATMIVVLFTYMGGLVAVVWTDAIQMIIIFIGLAAILYVGINAAGGIHSVLNAAPENYWNILPRDNKITSWISYLAMWVGMSLGNIPSPDIAQRAFMAKDSKTAHRGMIIAGGLYWTVGFIPILLALTGIALVSKNVLDPTLFSGDSELLIPYMAKTLLGPVGMGIFIASLIAAVLSSASSSLFATAVLFSNDIYKPLKTGEKE